Proteins encoded by one window of Gopherus evgoodei ecotype Sinaloan lineage unplaced genomic scaffold, rGopEvg1_v1.p scaffold_32_arrow_ctg1, whole genome shotgun sequence:
- the CCNB1IP1 gene encoding E3 ubiquitin-protein ligase CCNB1IP1 → MSVCEDMLLCNYRKCRVKLSGYAWVTACSHIFCDQHGSGEFSRSPAVCPACNSALSGKLDIVRTELSPSEEHKAMVLAGLRPETVLDISSRALSFWTYQVHQEHLYQEYTYSKAKGHLKQIEKVYTQQLQSKDMELTSMKSEVSSLKKVLEEYKKKFSELSEKLMERNRQYQKLQGLYDSLRLRNIAMANQEAAHEPPMMPQPVVFGFPLGNAAKFPGDATPVRGRCGEGDFHFKPFFATSPPADESSNSFFTFASPSNELEPHPGASRAYKMKRI, encoded by the exons ATGTCCGTGTGTGAGGATATGTTGCTGTGCAATTACCGCAAGTGCCGTGTCAAGCTCTCAGGCTATGCCTGGGTCACGGCTTGCTCACACATCTTCTGTGACCAGCACGGTAGTGGGGAATTCAGCCGTTCACCAGCAGTCTGTCCTGCCTGCAACAGTGCCCTCTCTGGCAAGCTAGACATTGTTCGCACCGAGCTAAGTCCCTCTGAAGAACACAAGGCCATGGTGTTGGCTGGACTTCGGCCAGAGACTGTGCTGGACATCAGCTCCCGCGCACTCTCCTTCTGGACATACCAG GTTCACCAGGAGCACCTGTACCAGGAATACACCTACAGCAAGGCTAAGGGACACCTGAAGCAGATAGAGAAGGTGTAcactcagcagctgcagagcaagGACATGGAACTGACCTCCATGAAGAGCGAGGTCTCCTCCCTGAAGAAGGTGCTGGAGGAGTACAAGAAGAAGTTCAGCGAGCTCTCTGAGAAGCTCATGGAGCGGAATCGCCAGTACCAAAAGCTCCAGGGCCTCTATGACAGCCTCCGTCTGCGCAACATTGCCATGGCTAATCAGGAGGCTGCCCACGAGCCTCCCATGATGCCTCAGCCTGTTGTCTTTGGCTTCCCATTGG GTAATGCTGCCAAGTTCCCTGGGGATGCCACACCGGTCCggggcaggtgtggggagggagacttCCACTTCAAACCCTTCTTTGCCACATCCCCACCTGCGGATGAATCCAGCAACAGCTTCTTCACCTTCGCCTCTCCCAGTAATGAGCTGGAGCCACATCCTGGAGCCAGCAGGGCCTACAAGATGAAGAGGATATAA